TTTCTAATAATATTCATTTCACGTCCGCTAATATGAACTTCGCGAACCTGATCCTGATTCACATCTGATAAAAAAGTTGAATAATCAATTTTACGATTATTAATATTATTAGCACTAAAATTTTGAAAAATGGACATTAATACCACTGCGATTACTAACCAAAGCATCAGGTTTTTAGCCATGTCACTCAAGAGACTAACCTCACATTTACAACTTATTTAAAAAATAGCATTTTGGTTACTACATTTTTCGACCAGATGCTAGAATATAAACTTCTCTTGAACGTGCCCGAGAAGAATTTGGTTTACATATTTTAACTTTTGAAAATGTCACATGAACATCTTGAATAAACGAATTAAACTCTTGTCCATAAAACGATTTTACTAATAAACTACCACCTTTTGATAATACTTTTATAGACATTTTTAATGCTAATTTACTAAGCAAAATAGCTTGAATATGATCAATAAAATAATGTCCTGTCATATTTGGAGCCATATCAGATATAATTACATGAACTTTTTTATGACATAAATAGGTTTCTATAAAGTTAAAAAAACATTTGTTTTTAATATTTCCTTGAAAAAATACAACATCCTTAATAGGTAGCATAGGACGCATGTCACATGCTATTACACGTCCCTTCTTCCCTACTCTTTTGACAGCGTACCCCGACCAACTTCCTGGAGAAGAACCCAAATCTACTACTGTCATTCCAACTTTTAAAAAATTATTTGAAGACTGTATATCATCCAATTTAAACCAAGCTCTTGACCGAATATCACTTTTATTTTTGTGAACTTGTTTCACATATTTATCTTTGAAATGTTCGTTTAACCAACGATTTGAACTAGAAGAACGTTTTTTAGACATAATATACAAATAATAAATATTATTTTTTCAAATAAATTAATCATAAATAGTATAACTCAATCTTTATCAAAAAATAATTTCTCTACTTCTAAAAAACTATAACACTCATACGCATTTACATCTAAAATAATATTTTAGTTATATTCAATTTTTAATATTTTATATTTTACATCACCTACAGGTGTTTTTATCGTAGCTACATCAGAAACTTTTTTACCTACCAATCCTCTAGACATAGGTGAATTAATAGAAATTAACTTTCGTTTAAAATTAGACTCATCATCTCCTACAATACGATATGTAAATTCCTGATTACTAGTTAAATTTAATATAGTAACTGTAGAACCGAAAATAATTACTCCATTATTTTTTACTTTAGTTATATCTATAATTCGAGCTTTAGACAATTTTAATTCAATTTCTTTAATTCTTCCTTCGCAAAAACCCTGCTCTTCTCTTGCAGCATGATATTCAGAATTTTCTTTTAAATCACCATGTTGCCTAGCTTCTATTATTGACTTTATAATCTTAGGTCTCTTTATTGTTTTCAACATTTCAAGTTCTTTACGGAGTTTTTCAACACCCAATATAGTCATTGGAATTTGATCATTCATATAAAATGCCTCATGAAGTATTTAATGTTGTCTCAAATTTCTAATGTTAGTTTAGTATTGGTTTAGAATTGACACTCTGTAAACAATAATACTATATTAATGATTAAACTTGAAATTCAAAATTATTTAATACTACAACAATATAAACTATACTTAATATTATAATATTTAATACTGTCTTTAAATTTACTTTATAATTCTTATAAAATAAATTTTTAGAGTAAAACATTAATTATTTAATAATAATTTCAATTTAAAATATTTATCAACATTTCAAAAATATAACATTTCCTAAAAAAATCTAAAAAAAGAAAAAACTTTACATACAAATTTTTTTATTTAAATTGCTTAAAGTTTTACAAAATATTCACAATCTTATCTAAAATATTACGCTAAAATTATATTAAATTTACAATTTTAGTATATATTCACACTACATCTTCTGATATTATATATCATATTTATTACATAACAAAACAAATTATGACTATTACTAACACAATTAAATCTCTATTAAAAAAAAAAATACCATTAACCGTGATACATGTAACTGGCGATAATAAACATATAAATATCACAGCTGTTAGCGATATCTTTAATAATATAAATACGCTGCGACGACAACAAATAATTTATAAACCTTTAATGCCCTATATTATAAATAAAACTCTTCACGCTATTTCAATCAAAACATATTCTTTACAAGAATGGAAAAATAAATAAACATTTTAATAAATAAGCTAATGAATAGATTTCATATATCTGGACCGAAAAACTTATCTGGTGAAATTAAAATATCTGGCTCAAAAAATGCAGCCTTACCTATACTATTAACGTCACTATTGATATCTGAACCTATAAAACTAAAAAACGTTCCTAAATTAACAGATATCATGTATGCAATAAAAATATTAACTAAATTAGGTGTAAAAATAAAAGTTGAAAAAAAGGTATTATATATTGATGCAAAAACAATAGCAATATGTACAATACCTGATTATTTAACCAAGAAAACACGAGCTTCTATTTGGATATTAGGGCCACTATTAGCTAGATTTGGACAAGCTAAAATATCTCTTCCAGGGGGATGTAAAATAGGAAAAAGAAAAATTGATTTACATTTATCAGGATTAAAAAAACTAGGTGCTAATATCGCTATAAAAAATAATTATATCATTGGTTCAGTAATAACAAAACTCATAGGAAACACTATAGTATTACCTATTGCAAGTGTAGGAGCTACAATTACTATTATGAGTGCAGCAACCATAGCTACTGGAATAACTATTATTAATAATGCAGCACGCGAACCAGAAATAATTGATGTAGCCAATTTTCTCAATAAATTAGGAGCTAAAATTATTGGTGCAGGCAGTAAAAACATTTTTATTACAGGAGTATTAAAATTACACGGTGGTTCATATACAATTATGCCAGATAGAATTGAAACAGGTACTTTTTTAGTAGCTGCTGCTATTTCTAATGGTTCCATTATCTGCCATAATACTAAACCTAATGTACTTATCAATTTAACTAAAAAATTATGTGAAACAGGAGCACAAATAAAAACTGGAACTAATTGGATTAGTTTAAATATGAAAGGGATTTATTCTAAAGCTATTAATATTAAAACAGCACCATACCCAGGGTTTCCAACAGATATGCAAGCTATATTTAGCTTATTAAATTTAGTATCACATGGAAATAGCATAGTTACTGAAACAATATTTGAAAACCGATTTTCATATGTTTCTGAACTAAAAAAAATGGGTGCAAAAGCTCAAATAAAAAATAATTCACTTTTTTGTTATGGAGTAAAAAAATTATATTCTGCTACAGTATTTGCATCTGACTTACGT
Above is a window of Buchnera aphidicola str. Bp (Baizongia pistaciae) DNA encoding:
- a CDS encoding RlmE family RNA methyltransferase, yielding MMSKKRSSSSNRWLNEHFKDKYVKQVHKNKSDIRSRAWFKLDDIQSSNNFLKVGMTVVDLGSSPGSWSGYAVKRVGKKGRVIACDMRPMLPIKDVVFFQGNIKNKCFFNFIETYLCHKKVHVIISDMAPNMTGHYFIDHIQAILLSKLALKMSIKVLSKGGSLLVKSFYGQEFNSFIQDVHVTFSKVKICKPNSSRARSREVYILASGRKM
- the greA gene encoding transcription elongation factor GreA codes for the protein MNDQIPMTILGVEKLRKELEMLKTIKRPKIIKSIIEARQHGDLKENSEYHAAREEQGFCEGRIKEIELKLSKARIIDITKVKNNGVIIFGSTVTILNLTSNQEFTYRIVGDDESNFKRKLISINSPMSRGLVGKKVSDVATIKTPVGDVKYKILKIEYN
- a CDS encoding BolA family protein, producing MTITNTIKSLLKKKIPLTVIHVTGDNKHINITAVSDIFNNINTLRRQQIIYKPLMPYIINKTLHAISIKTYSLQEWKNK
- the murA gene encoding UDP-N-acetylglucosamine 1-carboxyvinyltransferase encodes the protein MNRFHISGPKNLSGEIKISGSKNAALPILLTSLLISEPIKLKNVPKLTDIMYAIKILTKLGVKIKVEKKVLYIDAKTIAICTIPDYLTKKTRASIWILGPLLARFGQAKISLPGGCKIGKRKIDLHLSGLKKLGANIAIKNNYIIGSVITKLIGNTIVLPIASVGATITIMSAATIATGITIINNAAREPEIIDVANFLNKLGAKIIGAGSKNIFITGVLKLHGGSYTIMPDRIETGTFLVAAAISNGSIICHNTKPNVLINLTKKLCETGAQIKTGTNWISLNMKGIYSKAINIKTAPYPGFPTDMQAIFSLLNLVSHGNSIVTETIFENRFSYVSELKKMGAKAQIKNNSLFCYGVKKLYSATVFASDLRSCASLILAGCIADGTTIVKNIHYIKRGYERFQEKLQSIGAKICN